The genomic window TGTTCCAACCTAAACTGCAAGGGGTGGCCGGCTCTCCCGTCGGGACCGGCCTCTTCGGAGGGAACACATCATGTCCGTTCGCACCCTGGGCCTTGGCGCGATCCTGCTTGCTGCGGTTTTCCTCGTCGTGGCGATCCTCGGCGGGATGACGTCGGGCAGCTCGGATGCAGAAGTGGCCCCCGGCGTGGATGGAGCATTCTCGCCCAGGCTGGCCCTGAAGCGGGCGGACGAGGTGACAACTGATGCATCATCAGAGACTTCCGGCGGCAATGCAGAGGATAGGGCAGGCCTTCGCCACCCTTCTGAGGCGTGGGCGCGTTGAGCCGCCGCTGCCAAGGCCGCCCCGCGAACGACAGCTAACGCTTGGGGAGAAGGCGCTGGCGGCTGCCGTCTTCGGCCAGGCGCTGGATACGCGGCGCGTCACCGTGCGCGGGCGCAAATGGTGGCTCTTCCAGCCGCGCCGCACCGTCATGGCCCCCAACGGCCACATCTACTTCCACCCCCGCTGCCCCTTCTACCGGCACGACTTCGGCATCGCCCCGCTCAGCCTGCAGGCCCTGTTCATCCACGAACTCACCCACGTGTGGCAGTACCAGTCGGGCCGCAACCTCATCCTCTCGCGCGGCCCCTTCGCCCGCTACCGCTACCTGCCGCTGACCCCCGGCAAGCCCTTTGCGAAATACGGCATCGAACAGCAGGCCGAGATCGTGCGCCACGGCTTCGTCCTCTCCCGCGGCGGCACGGTGGACGGCGCACCGCCGCTGGCGGTGTACCGCGCGCTCATCCGCTTCGGGCCCCTCAAAGAA from Pedomonas mirosovicensis includes these protein-coding regions:
- a CDS encoding vgr related protein; this encodes MQRIGQAFATLLRRGRVEPPLPRPPRERQLTLGEKALAAAVFGQALDTRRVTVRGRKWWLFQPRRTVMAPNGHIYFHPRCPFYRHDFGIAPLSLQALFIHELTHVWQYQSGRNLILSRGPFARYRYLPLTPGKPFAKYGIEQQAEIVRHGFVLSRGGTVDGAPPLAVYRALIRFGPLKEGLPSRPSV